The sequence below is a genomic window from Rhodococcus sp. 4CII.
TGAACACAATGTATGGTCGCGATGTGCTGCGGCGAAGCAGCCATTCAGCGAGAACAAGGAGTCTTTCGATGCCGGCCACTGAAGCGCTGATCTTCGACGCGATCCGGACGCCACGGGGTAAGGGAAAGCCGGGCGGTGCCCTGCACACCGTCAAACCGATCGACCTGGCGGTCGGGCTGATCGGGGATCTGCTCGACCGTAACCCCGGCATCGATCCGAACCGCGTCGACGACCTCGTTCTCGGCGTCGTCTCCCCAGTCGGTGAGCAGGGCGGAAACATCGCTCGCACAGCGAGTATCGCTGCCGGACTGCCGGACACGGTCGCGGGGGTGCAGATCAACCGTTTCTGCGCATCGGGGCTCGAGGCCGTGAACATCGCAGCGCAGAAGGTGCGTTCGGGGTTCGAGGACCTGGTATTCGCAGGTGGCGTCGAGTCGATGTCCCGGGTGCCCATGGGGTCCGACGGCGGCGCGTGGATGGACGATCCGGCCACCAACCTCGCGAGCCATTTCGTGCCCCAAGGGGTGGGCGCCGACCTGATCGCCACGATCGAGGGATTCACCCGCGAGGACGTCGACGCCTACGCCGTGCGTTCCCACCAGCGCGCGAGCCGGGCTCAAAAGGAGGGCCGGTTCGACCATTCGACCGTCCCCGTGCGCGATCTGAACGGCCGCGTGGTGCTCGCCACCAACGAGATGATCAGGCCGAGCACGACGGTCGAATCGCTGAGCGGCCTGAGGCCGTCGTTCGCCGCCCTGGGCGAGACCGCCGGATTCGACGCGGTTGCGCTGCAGAAGTTTCACACGGTCGAGCGCATCGACCATGTCCATCACGCGGGCAACAGCTCTGGAATCGTAGACGGCGCATCCCTGCTGGCGATCGGAAGCGAGGAACTCGGACACGAACTCGGGCTCACACCGCGGGGACGCATCGTGGCGACCGCGGTGTCCGGCGCAGACCCCACCATCATGCTCACCGGGCCCGCCCCCGCCTCGTGGAAGGCGCTGGCAAAGGCCGGACTGACGCCCGCCGACATCGACCTGGTCGAGATCAACGAGGCGTTCGCCTCGGTCGTTCTACGGTTCGTCCGCGATCTCGACCTCGATCTCGACAAAGTGAACGTCAACGGC
It includes:
- a CDS encoding acetyl-CoA C-acetyltransferase produces the protein MPATEALIFDAIRTPRGKGKPGGALHTVKPIDLAVGLIGDLLDRNPGIDPNRVDDLVLGVVSPVGEQGGNIARTASIAAGLPDTVAGVQINRFCASGLEAVNIAAQKVRSGFEDLVFAGGVESMSRVPMGSDGGAWMDDPATNLASHFVPQGVGADLIATIEGFTREDVDAYAVRSHQRASRAQKEGRFDHSTVPVRDLNGRVVLATNEMIRPSTTVESLSGLRPSFAALGETAGFDAVALQKFHTVERIDHVHHAGNSSGIVDGASLLAIGSEELGHELGLTPRGRIVATAVSGADPTIMLTGPAPASWKALAKAGLTPADIDLVEINEAFASVVLRFVRDLDLDLDKVNVNGGAIAMGHPLGATGGMIVSTLLDELHRTGGRYGLVTLCVGGGIGIATVIEALQAS